The Corynebacterium suranareeae genome window below encodes:
- the rpoB gene encoding DNA-directed RNA polymerase subunit beta, which translates to MLEGPILAVSRQTKSVVDIPGAPQRYSFAKVSAPIEVPGLLDLQLDSYSWLIGTPEWRARQKEEFGEGARVTSGLENILEELSPIQDYSGNMSLSLSEPRFEDVKNTIDEAKEKDINYAAPLYVTAEFVNNTTGEIKSQTVFIGDFPMMTDKGTFIINGTERVVVSQLVRSPGVYFDQTIDKSTERPLHAVKVIPSRGAWLEFDVDKRDSVGVRIDRKRRQPVTVLLKALGWTTEQITERFGFSEIMMSTLESDGVANTDEALLEIYRKQRPGEQPTRDLAQSLLDNSFFRAKRYDLARVGRYKINRKLGLGGDHDGLMTLTEEDIATTIEYLVRLHAGERVMTSPNGEEIPVETDDIDHFGNRRLRTVGELIQNQVRVGLSRMERVVRERMTTQDAESITPTSLINVRPVSAAIREFFGTSQLSQFMDQNNSLSGLTHKRRLSALGPGGLSRERAGIEVRDVHPSHYGRMCPIETPEGPNIGLIGSLASYARVNPFGFIETPYRRIIDGKLTDQIDYLTADEEDRFVVAQANTHYDEEGNITDETVTVRLKDGDIAMVNRTAVDYMDVSPRQMVSVGTAMIPFLEHDDANRALMGANMQKQAVPLVRAEAPFVGTGMEQRAAYDAGDLVITPVAGVVENVSADFITIMADDGKRETYLLRKFQRTNQGTSYNQKPLVNLGDRVEAGQVIADGPGTFNGEMSLGRNLLVAFMPWEGHNYEDAIILNQNIVEQDILTSIHIEEHEIDARDTKLGAEEITRDIPNVSEEVLKDLDERGIVRIGADVRDGDILVGKVTPKGETELTPEERLLRAIFGEKAREVRDTSMKVPHGETGKVIGVRHFSREDDDDLAPGVNEMIRIYVAQKRKIQDGDKLAGRHGNKGVVGKILPQEDMPFLPDGTPIDIILNTHGVPRRMNIGQVLETHLGWLASAGWSVDPEDPKNAELVKTLPKDLLEVPAGSLTATPVFDGASNEELAGLLANSRPNRDGDVMVNEDGKATLIDGRSGEPYPYPVSIGYMYMLKLHHLVDEKIHARSTGPYSMITQQPLGGKAQFGGQRFGEMEVWAMQAYGAAYTLQELLTIKSDDVVGRVKVYEAIVKGENIPDPGIPESFKVLLKELQSLCLNVEVLSADGTPMELAGDDDDFDQAGASLGINLSRDERSDADTA; encoded by the coding sequence GTGCTGGAAGGACCCATCTTGGCAGTCTCCCGCCAGACCAAGTCAGTCGTCGATATTCCCGGTGCACCGCAGCGTTATTCTTTCGCGAAGGTGTCCGCACCCATTGAGGTGCCCGGGCTACTAGATCTTCAACTGGATTCCTACTCCTGGCTGATTGGTACGCCTGAGTGGCGTGCTCGTCAGAAGGAAGAATTCGGTGAGGGAGCCCGCGTAACCAGCGGCCTTGAGAACATTCTCGAGGAGCTCTCCCCAATCCAGGATTACTCTGGAAACATGTCCTTGAGCCTTTCGGAGCCACGCTTCGAAGACGTCAAAAACACTATTGACGAGGCCAAAGAGAAGGACATCAACTACGCGGCACCACTGTATGTGACCGCGGAGTTCGTCAACAACACCACCGGTGAAATCAAGTCTCAGACTGTCTTCATCGGCGATTTCCCAATGATGACGGACAAGGGAACGTTCATCATCAACGGAACCGAACGTGTTGTGGTCAGCCAGCTCGTCCGTTCCCCGGGCGTGTATTTTGACCAGACCATCGATAAGTCAACTGAGCGCCCATTGCACGCAGTGAAGGTTATTCCTTCCCGTGGTGCATGGTTGGAGTTTGACGTCGATAAGCGCGATTCGGTCGGTGTTCGTATTGACCGCAAGCGTCGTCAGCCAGTCACCGTGCTGCTGAAGGCTCTTGGTTGGACCACTGAGCAGATCACCGAGCGTTTCGGTTTCTCTGAAATCATGATGTCCACCCTCGAGTCCGATGGTGTAGCAAACACCGATGAGGCATTGCTGGAGATCTACCGCAAGCAGCGTCCAGGCGAGCAGCCTACCCGCGACCTTGCGCAGTCCCTCCTGGACAACAGCTTCTTCCGTGCAAAGCGTTATGATCTGGCTCGCGTTGGTCGTTACAAGATCAACCGCAAGCTCGGCCTTGGTGGCGACCACGATGGTTTGATGACTCTGACTGAAGAGGACATCGCAACCACCATCGAGTACCTGGTGCGTCTGCACGCAGGTGAGCGCGTCATGACTTCTCCAAATGGTGAAGAAATCCCAGTCGAGACCGATGACATCGACCACTTTGGTAACCGTCGTTTGCGTACCGTAGGCGAACTGATCCAGAACCAGGTCCGTGTTGGTCTGTCCCGCATGGAGCGCGTTGTTCGTGAGCGTATGACCACCCAGGATGCGGAGTCTATTACTCCTACTTCCTTGATCAACGTTCGTCCTGTCTCTGCAGCGATCCGTGAGTTCTTCGGAACTTCCCAGCTGTCTCAGTTCATGGACCAGAACAACTCTTTGTCTGGTTTGACTCACAAGCGTCGTTTGTCGGCTCTCGGCCCGGGTGGTCTGTCCCGTGAGCGCGCCGGCATCGAGGTTCGAGACGTTCACCCATCTCACTACGGCCGCATGTGCCCAATTGAGACTCCGGAAGGTCCAAACATTGGCCTGATCGGTTCCTTGGCTTCTTACGCGCGAGTGAACCCATTCGGTTTCATTGAGACCCCTTACCGTCGCATCATCGATGGCAAGCTGACCGACCAGATCGACTACCTCACCGCTGATGAGGAAGACCGCTTCGTTGTTGCGCAGGCAAACACGCACTACGACGAAGAGGGCAACATCACCGATGAGACCGTCACTGTTCGTCTGAAGGATGGCGATATCGCCATGGTTAACCGCACCGCGGTTGATTACATGGACGTTTCCCCACGTCAGATGGTTTCTGTTGGTACCGCGATGATTCCATTCCTGGAGCACGATGATGCTAACCGTGCACTGATGGGCGCGAACATGCAGAAGCAGGCTGTGCCACTGGTTCGTGCCGAGGCTCCTTTCGTGGGCACCGGTATGGAACAGCGCGCAGCATACGACGCCGGCGACCTGGTAATCACCCCAGTTGCAGGTGTGGTAGAAAACGTTTCCGCTGACTTCATCACCATCATGGCTGATGACGGCAAGCGCGAAACCTACCTGTTGCGTAAGTTCCAGCGCACCAACCAGGGCACCAGCTACAACCAGAAGCCTTTGGTTAACTTGGGTGACCGCGTTGAAGCTGGCCAGGTTATTGCTGATGGTCCAGGTACCTTCAACGGTGAAATGTCCCTTGGCCGTAACCTGCTGGTTGCGTTCATGCCATGGGAAGGCCACAACTACGAGGATGCGATCATCCTCAACCAAAACATTGTGGAGCAGGACATTTTGACCTCGATCCACATCGAGGAGCACGAGATCGATGCCCGCGACACCAAGCTTGGTGCCGAGGAAATCACCCGCGACATCCCTAACGTTTCTGAAGAAGTCCTCAAGGACCTCGACGAGCGCGGTATTGTTCGCATCGGTGCTGATGTTCGTGACGGCGATATTCTGGTCGGTAAGGTCACCCCTAAGGGCGAGACCGAGCTGACTCCAGAGGAGCGCTTGCTGCGCGCAATCTTCGGTGAGAAGGCCCGCGAAGTTCGCGATACCTCCATGAAGGTTCCTCACGGCGAGACCGGCAAGGTCATTGGCGTGCGTCACTTCTCCCGCGAGGATGATGACGATCTCGCTCCTGGCGTCAACGAGATGATCCGCATCTACGTTGCTCAGAAGCGTAAGATCCAGGACGGCGATAAGCTCGCTGGTCGCCACGGTAACAAGGGTGTTGTCGGTAAGATCCTGCCTCAGGAAGATATGCCATTCCTTCCAGACGGCACTCCAATCGACATCATCTTGAACACCCACGGTGTGCCACGTCGTATGAACATCGGTCAGGTTCTTGAGACCCACCTTGGCTGGCTGGCATCTGCTGGTTGGTCCGTGGATCCTGAGGATCCAAAGAACGCAGAGCTGGTGAAGACCCTGCCTAAGGACCTTCTTGAGGTTCCTGCTGGATCTCTCACAGCAACCCCTGTGTTCGACGGTGCGTCAAACGAAGAGCTCGCAGGCCTGCTTGCCAATTCACGTCCGAACCGCGACGGCGACGTCATGGTCAACGAGGACGGAAAAGCAACGCTTATCGACGGCCGCTCCGGTGAGCCTTACCCGTACCCGGTCTCCATCGGCTACATGTACATGCTGAAGCTGCACCACCTTGTCGACGAGAAGATCCACGCCCGTTCCACCGGCCCTTACTCCATGATTACCCAGCAGCCACTGGGTGGTAAGGCACAGTTCGGTGGACAGCGTTTCGGCGAAATGGAGGTGTGGGCAATGCAGGCATACGGCGCTGCCTACACACTTCAGGAGCTGTTGACCATCAAGTCCGATGACGTGGTTGGCCGTGTCAAGGTCTATGAAGCAATTGTGAAGGGCGAGAACATCCCGGATCCAGGTATTCCTGAGTCCTTCAAGGTTCTCCTCAAGGAGCTCCAGTCCTTGTGCCTGAACGTGGAGGTTCTCTCCGCAGACGGCACACCAATGGAGCTCGCGGGTGACGACGACGACTTCGATCAGGCAGGCGCCTCACTTGGCATCAACCTGTCCCGTGACGAGCGTTCCGACGCCGACACCGCATAG
- a CDS encoding DNA-directed RNA polymerase subunit beta', translating into MLDVNVFDELRIGLATADDIRRWSKGEVKKPETINYRTLKPEKDGLFCERIFGPTRDWECACGKYKRVRYKGIICERCGVEVTKSKVRRERMGHIELAAPVTHIWYFKGVPSRLGYLLDLAPKDLDLIIYFGANIITSVDEEARHSDQTTLEAEMLLEKKDVEADAESEIAERAEKLEEDLAELEAAGAKADARRKVQAAADKEMQHIRERAQREIDRLDEVWQTFIKLAPKQMIRDEKLYDELIDRYEDYFTGGMGAESIEALINNFDLDAEAEELRDIINNGKGQKKMRALKRLKVVAAFQRSGNDPAGMVLNAIPVIPPELRPMVQLDGGRFATSDLNDLYRRVINRNNRLKRMIELGAPEIIVNNEKRMLQESVDALFDNGRRGRPVTGPGNRPLKSLSDLLKGKQGRFRQNLLGKRVDYSGRSVIIVGPQLRLHECGLPKLMALELFKPFVMKRLVENEYAQNIKSAKRMVERQRPEVWDVLEEAISEHPVMLNRAPTLHRLGIQAFEPVLVEGKAIQLHPLACEAFNADFDGDQMAVHLPLSAEAQAEARVLMLASNNILSPASGKPLAMPRLDMVTGLYYLTLEKSAEEFGGQGAYQPADENGPEKGVYSSLAEGIMAYDRGVLGLQAPVRIRLDHLRPPAEVEAEQFPDGWNQGETWLAHTTLGRVMFNEILPWNYPYLEGVMVRKGGGSDKIMLGDVVNDLAAKYPMITVAQTMDKMKDAGFYWATRSGVTIAMSDVLVLPNKEEMLDRYEDSARQIEVKYNRGKLTSRERYDRLVELWKDATDEVGQAVEDLYPDDNPIPMIVKSGAAGNMRQIWTLAGMKGMVVNSKGDYITRPIKTSFREGLTVLEYFNNSHGSRKGLADTALRTADSGYLTRRLVDVAQDVIVRVEDCGTRQGVRVPVAAEVLDATGAVTGYTRHDLIETSVSGRVLAGDATNAAGEVILAAGTDLTELNIDLLVEAGIQHVKVRSVLTCQTPTGVCAKCYGKSMASGQQVDIGEAVGIVAAQSIGEPGTQLTMRTFHQGGVGGDITGGLPRVQELFEARVPKNCAPIASVDGVIHLEDEGNFYTLTIVPDDGSDNVVYEKLSKRQGLASTRVAMESNAGAFIERTLTEGDRVTVGQRLLRGAADPHDVLEILGRRGVEQHLIDEVQAVYRAQGVAIHDKHIEIIIRQMLRRGTVIESGSTEFLPGSLVDLSEAKLANSEAIGAGGQPAELRSEIMGITKASLATESWLSAASFQETTRVLTDAAINKRSDKLIGLKENVIIGKLIPAGTGISRYRNISIKPTEAARNAAYSIPTYGESIYGDDGFGEFTGASVPLDEAF; encoded by the coding sequence GTGCTCGACGTAAACGTCTTCGATGAGCTCCGCATCGGCCTGGCCACCGCCGACGACATCCGCCGTTGGTCTAAAGGTGAGGTCAAGAAACCGGAGACCATCAACTACCGAACCCTCAAGCCTGAGAAGGACGGTCTGTTCTGCGAGCGTATCTTCGGTCCAACTCGCGACTGGGAGTGCGCCTGCGGCAAGTACAAGCGTGTCCGCTACAAGGGCATCATCTGTGAACGCTGTGGCGTTGAGGTCACCAAGTCCAAGGTGCGCCGTGAGCGCATGGGACACATTGAGCTCGCTGCACCAGTAACCCACATTTGGTACTTCAAGGGTGTTCCATCACGCCTCGGCTACCTTTTGGACCTTGCTCCAAAGGACCTTGACCTGATCATCTACTTCGGTGCCAACATCATCACCAGTGTTGATGAAGAGGCACGCCACAGCGACCAGACCACTTTGGAAGCAGAAATGCTTCTGGAGAAGAAGGACGTTGAGGCAGATGCAGAGTCAGAGATCGCTGAGCGTGCTGAAAAGCTCGAAGAGGATCTTGCTGAACTCGAGGCGGCTGGCGCTAAGGCCGATGCTCGCCGCAAGGTTCAGGCTGCAGCCGATAAGGAAATGCAGCACATCCGTGAGCGTGCACAGCGCGAAATCGATCGTCTCGATGAGGTCTGGCAGACCTTCATCAAGCTTGCTCCAAAGCAGATGATCCGCGATGAGAAGCTCTACGATGAACTGATCGACCGCTACGAGGATTACTTCACCGGCGGAATGGGTGCAGAGTCCATCGAGGCTTTGATCAACAACTTCGACCTCGACGCTGAGGCTGAAGAACTGCGCGACATCATCAACAATGGCAAGGGCCAGAAGAAGATGCGTGCCTTGAAGCGCCTCAAGGTTGTTGCAGCCTTCCAGCGCTCCGGTAATGATCCAGCCGGCATGGTTCTCAACGCGATCCCAGTGATCCCACCAGAGCTTCGCCCAATGGTTCAGCTTGACGGTGGACGCTTTGCAACCTCCGACTTGAACGACCTCTACCGTCGTGTGATCAACCGCAACAACCGCCTCAAGCGCATGATTGAGCTCGGTGCACCTGAGATCATCGTGAACAACGAAAAGCGCATGCTGCAGGAATCTGTGGATGCACTATTCGACAACGGTCGTCGTGGTCGTCCAGTTACCGGACCTGGTAACCGTCCTTTGAAGTCTCTTTCTGACTTGCTGAAGGGCAAGCAGGGTCGTTTCCGTCAGAACCTTCTGGGTAAGCGTGTTGACTACTCTGGTCGTTCCGTAATTATCGTTGGTCCTCAGCTGCGTCTCCACGAATGCGGTCTGCCTAAGCTGATGGCACTTGAGCTCTTCAAGCCTTTCGTGATGAAGCGCCTGGTGGAAAACGAGTACGCACAGAACATCAAGTCTGCAAAGCGCATGGTTGAACGTCAGCGCCCTGAGGTGTGGGACGTCCTCGAAGAGGCCATCTCTGAGCACCCAGTGATGCTGAACCGTGCACCAACCCTGCACCGCTTGGGTATTCAGGCTTTCGAGCCTGTGCTTGTTGAGGGTAAGGCTATTCAGCTGCACCCACTTGCTTGTGAAGCTTTCAACGCTGACTTCGACGGTGACCAGATGGCAGTTCACCTGCCACTGTCCGCCGAGGCTCAGGCTGAAGCTCGCGTGCTGATGCTTGCATCCAACAACATTTTGTCCCCAGCATCCGGTAAGCCTTTGGCTATGCCACGTCTGGACATGGTGACCGGTCTGTACTACCTGACTCTGGAGAAGTCCGCAGAGGAATTCGGTGGACAGGGCGCTTACCAGCCAGCAGATGAAAACGGTCCTGAAAAGGGCGTGTACTCCTCACTGGCAGAAGGCATCATGGCTTATGACCGTGGCGTACTCGGCCTGCAGGCTCCTGTACGTATCCGTTTGGATCACCTGCGCCCACCTGCAGAGGTGGAAGCAGAGCAGTTCCCAGATGGATGGAACCAGGGTGAAACTTGGCTTGCTCACACCACCTTGGGTCGTGTGATGTTCAATGAGATCCTGCCTTGGAACTACCCATACCTTGAGGGCGTTATGGTCCGTAAGGGTGGCGGCTCCGACAAGATCATGCTTGGTGATGTGGTCAACGACCTCGCTGCTAAGTACCCAATGATCACCGTGGCTCAGACCATGGACAAGATGAAGGACGCTGGTTTCTACTGGGCAACCCGTTCCGGTGTCACCATCGCTATGTCTGACGTTTTGGTTCTTCCTAACAAGGAAGAAATGCTGGACCGCTACGAGGACTCTGCACGCCAGATCGAAGTTAAGTACAACCGCGGTAAGCTCACCAGCCGTGAGCGCTACGACCGTCTGGTCGAGCTGTGGAAGGACGCAACCGACGAGGTTGGACAGGCTGTCGAGGATCTGTACCCAGACGACAACCCAATTCCAATGATCGTGAAGTCCGGTGCTGCCGGTAACATGCGTCAGATCTGGACCCTTGCAGGTATGAAGGGCATGGTTGTGAACTCAAAGGGTGATTACATCACCCGTCCTATCAAGACTTCCTTCCGTGAAGGCTTGACAGTTCTTGAGTACTTCAACAACTCCCACGGTTCCCGTAAGGGCCTGGCCGATACCGCGCTGCGTACTGCAGACTCCGGTTACCTGACCCGTCGTCTTGTTGACGTCGCTCAGGATGTCATCGTTCGTGTTGAGGACTGTGGCACCCGCCAGGGTGTTCGCGTTCCTGTCGCTGCTGAAGTTTTGGATGCAACCGGTGCTGTCACCGGCTACACCCGCCATGACCTGATCGAGACTTCTGTTTCCGGTCGTGTTCTGGCAGGCGATGCAACCAACGCTGCAGGCGAGGTCATCCTTGCCGCTGGTACTGACCTGACCGAGCTCAACATTGACCTTCTTGTTGAGGCTGGTATCCAGCACGTTAAGGTTCGCTCCGTGCTTACCTGCCAGACCCCAACTGGTGTTTGCGCTAAGTGCTACGGCAAGTCCATGGCATCTGGCCAGCAGGTTGATATCGGAGAGGCTGTCGGTATTGTTGCTGCACAGTCCATTGGTGAGCCTGGTACCCAGCTGACCATGCGTACCTTCCACCAGGGTGGTGTCGGTGGCGATATTACCGGCGGTCTGCCTCGTGTTCAGGAGCTGTTCGAGGCACGTGTTCCTAAGAACTGTGCACCAATTGCTTCTGTCGATGGTGTTATCCACCTTGAGGATGAAGGCAACTTCTACACCTTGACCATCGTTCCTGACGATGGCTCGGACAACGTTGTCTACGAGAAGCTGTCCAAGCGACAGGGTCTTGCATCCACTCGCGTGGCTATGGAGTCCAACGCTGGTGCATTCATCGAGCGCACCTTGACCGAAGGTGACCGTGTCACCGTTGGTCAGCGTCTGCTTCGTGGTGCAGCGGATCCACATGATGTGCTTGAGATCCTCGGCCGTCGTGGTGTGGAGCAGCACCTCATTGATGAGGTTCAGGCTGTTTACCGTGCACAGGGTGTGGCCATCCACGACAAGCACATCGAGATCATCATTCGACAGATGCTGCGTCGCGGTACCGTCATTGAGTCCGGTTCCACCGAGTTCCTTCCAGGTTCTTTGGTTGACCTCTCTGAGGCGAAGCTGGCTAACTCTGAGGCAATCGGTGCGGGCGGTCAGCCTGCAGAGCTGCGTTCTGAGATCATGGGTATCACCAAGGCCTCTCTCGCAACTGAGTCTTGGCTGTCTGCAGCGTCCTTCCAGGAGACCACTCGTGTCCTGACTGATGCTGCTATCAACAAGCGCTCCGATAAGCTCATTGGTCTGAAGGAGAACGTGATCATCGGTAAGCTGATCCCAGCTGGTACCGGCATTTCCCGTTACCGCAACATCTCCATCAAGCCAACCGAGGCTGCACGCAACGCCGCATACTCGATCCCAACTTATGGTGAGTCGATTTACGGTGATGATGGATTCGGTGAATTCACCGGCGCATCCGTCCCATTGGATGAGGCTTTCTAG